Proteins found in one Bacillota bacterium genomic segment:
- a CDS encoding CGNR zinc finger domain-containing protein gives MKSNYDSSQAMKAAAERLLGRAISEKEWNNCRPKGSPPYGDLDLRACLERMKDASTIPLYRSNLSMGGFWYGGDYDIDAEGYVFLKEGGKLHRYRVSDEIFEIVDEFSALLSGIGKDRAASARTSARLRRRVLEFVRRRGLLGLAFLGFDAFLKGPSGHCMVAIGGSWTCPANLYFLPYLVEPADIEKLVFPNGFRLPSGLDEIQPSDVAERFFTIYREHIDEIIDAFLRFQEELGGFKFDPSEGAATYADRTSEFYKNAIATPDEFALEEDRLFGTSLDFPSLIAAIFLATVNMRKRGWRVKACANDNCDSLFLAQPENKVKRERLFCSTRCKNAQAYRNWAHKQRHDHGLRVQEDT, from the coding sequence ATGAAGAGCAATTACGATTCGTCACAGGCGATGAAGGCGGCGGCCGAGCGGTTATTGGGTCGCGCCATCAGCGAAAAAGAGTGGAATAACTGCAGGCCCAAGGGCTCACCGCCCTATGGGGACCTCGATCTCCGCGCCTGCCTTGAGCGCATGAAAGATGCCTCGACAATCCCCCTTTATCGCTCCAACCTCAGCATGGGCGGCTTCTGGTATGGAGGCGACTACGACATCGACGCGGAGGGGTACGTCTTCTTAAAAGAAGGCGGCAAGCTACATAGGTACCGCGTTTCCGATGAAATATTCGAAATAGTCGATGAGTTTTCGGCGCTGCTTTCAGGGATCGGAAAAGACAGGGCCGCTTCGGCAAGGACCAGCGCAAGGCTCCGGCGCAGGGTGCTTGAGTTCGTGCGCAGACGCGGCCTCCTGGGACTTGCTTTTCTGGGCTTCGATGCATTTCTGAAAGGGCCCTCGGGGCACTGCATGGTCGCCATCGGCGGATCGTGGACGTGTCCCGCAAACTTATATTTCCTTCCCTACCTTGTGGAACCTGCAGATATAGAAAAGCTCGTCTTTCCCAACGGTTTCAGGCTCCCCTCGGGTCTCGACGAAATCCAGCCCAGCGATGTAGCGGAACGATTCTTCACGATCTACCGGGAACACATAGACGAGATCATCGATGCCTTTCTGAGATTCCAGGAGGAGCTGGGGGGGTTCAAGTTTGACCCATCAGAGGGCGCCGCAACGTACGCCGACCGGACCAGCGAGTTCTACAAAAACGCGATAGCCACGCCGGATGAGTTCGCCTTGGAGGAAGACAGGTTGTTTGGAACCAGCCTGGATTTTCCCAGCCTAATAGCCGCGATATTCCTCGCCACGGTGAACATGCGAAAGCGCGGCTGGAGGGTGAAGGCCTGCGCCAACGATAACTGCGATTCGCTGTTCCTCGCCCAACCCGAGAACAAGGTGAAGCGAGAGCGCCTGTTCTGCAGCACGAGGTGCAAGAACGCGCAGGCTTATCGCAATTGGGCTCACAAGCAGAGGCACGACCATGGGTTACGTGTACAAGAAGACACTTAA
- a CDS encoding site-specific integrase: MGYVYKKTLKGGTPRYYAIYKQPDGKYRWEAAGRQKQAAEALLKRREMEIAAGTYGKLSEISFDDLVEKFLEEYVMIALKPRTQADYEQVCGKHLVPYFGKVMVSSISTAEIQSLVKAKLSEGLSARTVNKILSILSKIFVQAIKWGFVDGNPVANVDHPREEKKEMDFLSPHEVKMLLDACPPDFYPRVLCAVTTGMREGEQAALINEDVDLDGNRIHISRSFSGGHLTSPKSFRSRRTVLITPVLSKTLAELKLKTGAKPTDLVFPGDDGGYMSPHVLSRRFEKVLKAAGLRTITWHSLRHTYAALMISLGENLVFIQRQMGHSSIRTTLDLYGHLMPEATFGVGERLDSLIFGDDVSRFPRFSTRQG; encoded by the coding sequence ATGGGTTACGTGTACAAGAAGACACTTAAGGGAGGTACTCCTCGTTACTACGCCATTTACAAGCAGCCTGATGGGAAATATCGATGGGAGGCGGCGGGCAGGCAGAAGCAAGCCGCCGAGGCGCTTCTCAAGCGCCGCGAAATGGAGATCGCCGCCGGCACATACGGCAAGTTATCAGAGATTTCCTTTGATGACCTGGTTGAGAAGTTCCTGGAAGAATATGTTATGATCGCGCTCAAGCCCCGCACGCAGGCGGATTACGAGCAGGTATGCGGCAAGCACCTCGTCCCCTACTTCGGCAAGGTCATGGTTTCGTCGATCTCCACTGCCGAGATACAAAGCCTCGTCAAGGCAAAGCTCTCCGAGGGGCTATCCGCAAGAACGGTCAATAAGATCCTTTCCATCCTGTCCAAAATATTTGTCCAGGCTATCAAGTGGGGGTTTGTTGACGGTAATCCGGTCGCCAACGTCGACCACCCGCGCGAGGAGAAGAAAGAGATGGATTTTCTTTCTCCCCATGAAGTCAAGATGCTCTTAGATGCCTGCCCTCCCGATTTCTATCCCCGCGTGCTCTGCGCCGTCACCACGGGGATGAGAGAAGGCGAGCAAGCGGCCCTGATAAATGAGGATGTTGATCTTGACGGAAATCGCATCCATATCAGTCGTTCCTTTTCCGGAGGACATCTAACGAGCCCAAAGAGCTTCAGGAGCCGGCGCACGGTGCTCATTACCCCTGTGCTCTCAAAGACTTTGGCGGAGCTGAAGCTCAAGACCGGCGCAAAGCCTACGGACCTCGTCTTCCCCGGCGATGATGGCGGCTACATGTCGCCCCACGTGCTGTCGCGAAGGTTCGAGAAAGTCCTCAAGGCCGCCGGCCTTAGGACCATCACCTGGCATTCCCTCAGGCACACGTACGCCGCGCTGATGATATCCCTGGGCGAAAATTTAGTCTTCATTCAGCGCCAGATGGGGCACAGCAGCATCAGAACCACGCTCGATCTCTACGGCCACCTCATGCCCGAGGCAACCTTCGGCGTGGGCGAAAGGCTTGACAGCCTGATTTTCGGCGATGATGTGAGCCGTTTCCCGCGATTCTCAACGCGGCAAGGCTAG